The following coding sequences lie in one Rutidosis leptorrhynchoides isolate AG116_Rl617_1_P2 chromosome 4, CSIRO_AGI_Rlap_v1, whole genome shotgun sequence genomic window:
- the LOC139845078 gene encoding lysine histidine transporter-like 8, with the protein MDNRIHILNDEDEIVSMRIPDDKHTITSEIERSNSKEEHNGIIINQSPPDDWFPITQSIRGNSWTATFHLISSGIGIQTLSLPLAFVFLGWFWGIFCLSVTFIWQLYTIGLLVSLHESVPGTRYSRYLQLSVAAFGVKMGKLFALFPVMYLSGGTCVLLTISGGGAMKLFYRIMCDDCSSKNPLTTTQWFLVFVCLAIFVSLFCPNLHSVSLVSFLGAVMAVSYCTILWILFVAKGRADDVVYDPSEAVSSDAGRARSILYALGLIAVAFRGHNVVLEIQGTIPSTPNRSSTKVMRKGVVASYLIIAMCFFPVAIVGYWAFGNKIPVTTGMLIALSKTLHHQTSKPLLGLIYAQVIISCITAFQIYSMVVFDNLERAYAKIKHQECPNLIRKGIRILYGGFTFFISVAFPFLPSLALLIGGIALHLTFGYPCLMWIAIKKPPTKSLRWWVNIVLGCLGTGLSLLVIVGAVWNLVCRGLDANFFHPR; encoded by the exons ATGGATAACAGGATTCATATACTGAACGATGAAGATGAGATCGTAAGCATGCGAATACCGGATGATAAGCACACCATAACTTCAGAAATTGAGCGGTCCAATTCCAAGGAAGAACATAATGGAATCATAATTAACCAATCACCACCAGACGATTGGTTTCCAATCACGCAATCGATAAGAGGGAATTCGTGGACCGCAACGTTTCATTTGATTTCTTCAGGAATTGGAATCCAAACACTTTCGCTCCCACTCGCCTTCGTATTCCTTGGCTGGTTTTGGGGCATTTTCTGTTTATCTGTTACTTTTATATGGCAGCTCTACACAATTGGATTGCTTGTGAGTTTGCATGAATCTGTTCCGGGTACTCGTTACAGTCGATACCTTCAACTTTCTGTAGCTGCATTTG GTGTTAAAATGGGGAAACTTTTTGCACTTTTCCCAGTGATGTATCTATCAGGAGGTACATGTGTGTTGCTCACAATCTCGGGTGGTGGGGCCATGAAGCTATTCTATCGAATCATGTGTGACGATTGCTCTTCGAAAAACCCTTTGACAACAACACAGTGGTTCTTGGTTTTCGTATGTTTGGCAATTTTCGTGTCCTTATTTTGTCCAAACTTGCATTCGGTATCACTCGTCTCATTTCTAGGAGCAGTCATGGCTGTTAGTTATTGTACAATCTTATGGATACTTTTCGTCGCTAAAGGAAGAGCTGATGATGTTGTTTATGATCCATCAGAAGCTGTTTCTTCAGATGCTGGCCGAGCTCGAAGTATTTTGTATGCTCTTGGGCTCATTGCTGTTGCATTCAGAGGCCATAATGTTGTGTTAGAGATTCAG GGTACAATTCCATCAACCCCGAATCGTTCCTCGACAAAAGTGATGCGAAAAGGAGTTGTAGCATCTTATCTCATTATTGCAATGTGTTTCTTTCCTGTTGCAATTGTTGGATATTGGGCATTTGGAAACAAG ATTCCAGTCACCACCGGAATGCTAATCGCACTGTCAAAAACACTTCATCACCAGACCTCAAAACCATTACTCGGTCTCATATACGCGCAAGTTATCATAAGTTGTATAACCGCTTTCCAAATCTACAGCATGGTTGTTTTTGACAACTTGGAGCGTGCGTACGCAAAAATAAAACATCAAGAATGCCCAAACTTGATCCGTAAGGGGATCAGAATTTTGTACGGAGGCTTTACTTTCTTTATATCGGTTGCATTCCCATTTTTGCCAAGTTTAGCGTTACTGATTGGAGGTATTGCGCTGCATTTGACATTTGGGTACCCGTGTCTTATGTGGATCGCGATCAAGAAGCCGCCAACGAAATCGTTAAGGTGGTGGGTTAACATTGTGCTTGGTTGTTTAGGGACTGGATTAAGTTTGTTAGTGATTGTTGGTGCGGTTTGGAACTTGGTTTGTAGGGGTTTAGATGCCAACTTTTTTCATCCACGTTAA